TGGCCGGTTCACGGCAAATCATGACCAATAACGATCGTTGCGCATGCCTCTTCGCCCCATAGACTCCTCCCGCCAGAGGCCAAAAGGGTCTCTGTATTCGCCTGTGCGAATGACTTGACACCGTAAGGAAGTTATCTCATGACGACGATGACTCTTCCCGAATACGCCACGCACAACGGCGACTTCTCCGACCTGGACCTCGACGTTCAGTTCGCGAGCACCGCTCTCGACCCGTCCGGCTTCGGTACCGCGAACGACGCCCCGACGTTCCTGACGCCGTGCGAGGTTTCCACCGGGTGTCCCCTCGCCTGACCTGATTCCCAGGGCGGTGGGCCCCGGCGGCCGTGCACAGCCCCGGGCCCACTGCGTAGGAGTAGGTCACCGTCTTCGAGGGGCCCTGGACCTTGGTGACGCGATCGCGCTCGTCGTAGGTGTACGTGGTCTTGGTGCCGCGGCCGTCGGTCACGGTTTCGGGGCGGCCCTTGGCCTCGTAGGAGAACGTGGACTCCTCCCCGTCCGGCGTCTTCACCGTGCCGGGAAGGTCCGCGCCCGCGATCGTCTGATAGCCGGTCAGCGCGCCGGTCGCGCCTGTGGGCAGCTTGGCGGAGGTGGGGTTGTTGCGCCCGTCCCATCCGTAGGCCGTGACGTTTCCCGGGGTGCCGCCGGTGCCCATCGCGTCCGTGGCGGTGGCCAGGTTCTTGTTCGCGTCGTAGGTCCGCGAGCGGTTGTGGCCGAGCGGGTCGGTGACCTTGGAGACCGCTCCGTCGGCGCTGTGCTCGTACTTCGTCTCATCCCCCAGGGTCGGCCACGGTGGTGGTGCCGGCCTTGCCCGGGGCGTCGGCGGTGTAGCTGTAGCGGTAGGTGGGTCCGGTCTCGCCGCTGCCGTTGAAGCCAGTGGCCCGCAAGGCGGAGTTGGGTGCAGGCGGCTTCTGACCGGCTCATCCTGTGGAGCTGGCCGAGGGGCCTGTCCGAGGGTTTCCCGCAGGAGGCGTGCGGCTCGGACGCGCGGATGCGGACTCCATGCCGGACAGGCTCCACGACCCGTCGACCCGGCCGGTGTTCACGCGCGTGCCAGTCTCCGCGCTCTTCGCATCGACGGCGAAGGGCCATGGGCAGCTGATGTACGCCTTCAGGAGCGTCTGTTCGCAGAGCGCATCCTCGACCAGCGGCGGCTTGGGGCCCGCCGCCCCGGAAGGCCTCGCCGAGCCGCAAAGCCCAGGTCTGCGAGGACCTCGCCCTCCGGCTCGTCTACGAGCCGGCCAGATCAGACCCTCACATACGACGCTGAACGTTGCTGATGCCTGGCCGCAGGTTCGTGCCTCGGGCAGGAGCCACACGCAAGGGCCGATCGTGCCGCGTCTCGCCCTTGCGTGCGGGGACTCGCTCGTAGTTCGGCCAACAGGCCTGCGGGACGCGGTCTTACTTGACCAGGCGAGGGGCGCGTTCGGTGCTGCTCGGCCAGGGAGGCCTCAGTGTCTGCTTCCCAGCGGCATCTTCGGCCAGGTTCCGGCTCAGCTGGTCGACGTCCAGTCCCCGGCCTCCCGAGCTGATGCACAAAAGTGAGGCTGTATTCGCTACCCGATCATGCGACGTTTTCACTCACCCGGTCGGTCTGCGTCTTGATGCCGTTTTACAGCATTCGAAATGGGTGATCTTTGCAGTGTAAGCGCCGATCACCGAAAGGGGGGCACGGCATGGTGAACATTATGAAGATCACTGTCTGTCTCCGCGCGGCCTACCTGACGGGTGCCGGGACCGATGGCTGGGTCTGTCTCGGTACCGGCGGGCGTGAGTCCTCCCCCGAGGTGTCGGACACCAGCGCATTCGAGACAGGATCGGCCGTCAATTAATGAAGCGCATATGGACCGGCGATTTCGTGACCCCGAGCCTCTAGCGCAAAGCCCGTCACGCGCACCTTTTCGTCAACGTGAGTGGTGTTGGCGAATACCGCCTCCTCAGTCCTGTTCCGTTCCCTGCGTGCGGTACCCACGACGGCGGGGACAGCGGAGTAGCAGGCGAACCCCAAGGGTGACCAACATCAACGACATTATGACCTTGTCCCTCTTCTCCGCGCGAGGAGCCGGGAATCGTGGATCGATGGTCAAGATTGTGATTGGGCGGTATCTCGGCTTCGTCGTCATTCTCGCCATCGCCACAGCGGCTGCCTGCGGCGCCACGTTCCTGCCCGAATCCGTCGTCATCCCCTACCTGGGACTACTGCCGATCGCCTGGGGGCTGAGGGCGGCTTGGCAGGCATGGCGCGAGCGCACCAGCGACTATGACGCGGGTGACGCCAAGGTCGGCGGCCCAAATCCGCTCGAGGTCTCCGCCGACGGCTTTGCCAACAGCGGCGACAACATGGATACCTGCGTCCCGGTCTTCGCTCCTGCGGACGTCGATGGCATCACCGTCATCGTCAACGTGATCGTGATCGTCAACGTGATCGTGTTCTCTCGTCCTGGCCGCCGCCCGGTGCTTCGAGGGCAAGTTCTTCGCCACCCGTCCCATCGTTGCCAAGGCCCTGAGCCGCTGGGCCCACGTCGTGATGCCCTTCGTTCTGGTTTCCCTCGGCCTGATGATTCTTATCGGCGGCGGAGCCTTCGGGCTGTGAGATCCGGCGGTCGGTCAACGCCGAACCCTGCCAACGGTTCATCCGAGGAGGCATGGAACACGGGGCCTCACCGCCGGAGCTGTGCTGCTGACGCCCCGTGTACCTCTCCACGCGGGACGCGGCCTCAATCCGGATGGATTCGCCCGGTCGGTCCGCGAGCACGGGCATCAGGGCTCCGCGCAGGGCAAGCCAGGCCGGACCACGAGGCCGGGGGATGGGCTTAGCCGACACGGGTGAAAGGTGGCTCTCATACGGGTGACTGCCACATCTTTCCGCCCAAAT
This sequence is a window from Streptomyces sp. NBC_01775. Protein-coding genes within it:
- a CDS encoding cadmium resistance transporter; the encoded protein is MTLSLFSARGAGNRGSMVKIVIGRYLGFVVILAIATAAACGATFLPESVVIPYLGLLPIAWGLRAAWQAWRERTSDYDAGDAKVGGPNPLEVSADGFANSGDNMDTCVPVFAPADVDGITVIVNVIVIVNVIVFSRPGRRPVLRGQVLRHPSHRCQGPEPLGPRRDALRSGFPRPDDSYRRRSLRAVRSGGRSTPNPANGSSEEAWNTGPHRRSCAADAPCTSPRGTRPQSGWIRPVGPRARASGLRAGQARPDHEAGGWA